The Elaeis guineensis isolate ETL-2024a chromosome 13, EG11, whole genome shotgun sequence genome includes a region encoding these proteins:
- the LOC105033713 gene encoding uncharacterized protein codes for MMTPKIIFFAAVSAAILAVILLAVVSPLPRKSQGTQSRSWTALSLYMQPPRLQNLTEATVHANSAFIFQHKLTEGPKNTSRVIGKARGFIVPIEHLALSAFNTIYLTFDTPEYSGSLSVEVKQVGHGTREELTVVGGTGSFAFARGLAVLAAERPSQAEAAYHLTLRLRFPGESGAIPG; via the coding sequence ATGATGACACCCAAGATCATATTCTTCGCGGCAGTCTCGGCTGCAATACTGGCTGTTATCCTTCTTGCTGTGGTCTCGCCTCTCCCCAGAAAATCACAGGGAACTCAGTCAAGATCTTGGACGGCTCTCTCCCTCTACATGCAGCCTCCCCGCCTTCAAAATCTGACGGAAGCAACCGTGCATGCTAACAGCGCATTCATCTTCCAGCACAAGCTCACGGAGGGACCAAAGAACACCTCCCGAGTTATCGGAAAAGCACGAGGCTTCATAGTTCCGATCGAGCACTTGGCGCTTTCCGCATTCAACACCATATATCTCACCTTTGACACGCCGGAGTACTCTGGTAGCCTCAGTGTGGAGGTCAAGCAGGTGGGACATGGGACCAGAGAGGAGCTTACCGTGGTCGGCGGGACAGGGTCCTTTGCCTTTGCGAGGGGACTCGCAGTTTTGGCAGCTGAGAGACCGTCCCAGGCTGAAGCCGCTTATCACCTCACCTTGAGGCTGAGATTCCCCGGAGAGTCTGGCGCTATACCAGGATGA
- the LOC105033715 gene encoding exocyst complex component SEC3A gives MARSSADDMELRRACEAAIEGKQKVVLSIRVAKSRGVWGKAGKLGRHMAKPRVLAITTKSKGQRTKAFLRVLKYSSGGVLEPAKIYKLKHLSKVEVIQNDPSGCTFMLGFDNLRSQSVAPPQWTMRNKDDRNRLLLCILNMCKEILGRLPKTVGIDIVEMALWAKENTPAVTNQVSTQDGPVASLVTQNDSQVTVERDLVSQAEEEDMEALLGTYVMGIGEAEAFSERLKRELLALEAANVHALLENEPIIEEVLQGLETASICVDDMDEWLGIFNVKLRHMREDIESIESRNNKLELQSVSNKLLIEELDKLLERLQIPSEWEAALTGGSFDEANMIKNIEACEWLTDAIRNLEVPNLDSCYAKLRAVKEKRAEFILLKCTFVRRASEFLRNYFPSLVDLMINDKSYFSQRGLLKRPDHAELRYKCRTYARLLQHIKSLDKNCLGPLRKAYCHSLNLLLRREVREFANELRASTKASRNPNLWLEGPTASTQTANNADTSSLSEAYSKMLTVFIPLFVDESSFFVHFMCFEVSTVAPPDAPGVDRTASNGNVTNEENLSKMDALGNDVKPSNNPAELAMLNECLQELLDGAQEDFHSVVDWACKIDPMCCISMHGITERYLSGQKADAAGFVRLLLDDLETRISVHFSRFVDDACYQIERHERNVRPMGVVPYVPRFASLATRMEQYIQGQSRDLVDQAYTKIVSIMFVTLERIAQTDPKYSDIVLLENYAAFQNSLYDLANVVPTLAKFYHQASESYEQACLRHINMVIYIHFEKLFQFARRIEELTFTIPSEEIPFQVGMSKVDLRKTLKSSLSGLDKTISAMYRKLQKNLTSEELLPSLWDKCKNEFLDKYGSFLQLVAKIYPNETIPTVSEMRELLASM, from the exons ATGGCGCGCTCGAGCGCGGACGATATGGAGCTAAGGCGGGCGTGCGAGGCGGCCATCGAGGGCAAGCAGAAGGTGGTGCTGTCCATCCGGGTGGCCAAGAGCCGCGGCGTCTGGGGCAAGGCCGGCAAGCTCGGCCGGCACATGGCCAAACCCAGGGTTCTCGCCATCACCA CCAAATCGAAAGGCCAGAGGACTAAAGCTTTTCTTCGTGTTCTAAAATATTCCAGCGGAGGAGTTCTTGAG CCTGCAAAAATTTACAAGCTAAAGCATCTTTCAAAAGTGGAAGTTATTCAAAATGATCCCAGTGGCTGTACCTTCATGCTG GGCTTTGATAATCTTAGAAGCCAGAGTGTCGCTCCTCCTCAATGGACAATGCGCAACAAAGATGACAG GAATCGATTACTTCTCTGCATCTTAAATATGTGTAAAGAGATATTGGGCCGTCTTCCAAAAACTGTTGGTATAGATATTGTGGAGATGGCTCTTTGGGCAAAG GAAAACACTCCTGCAGTCACAAATCAAGTCAGTACCCAAGATGGACCAGTTGCATCTCTTGTGACACAGAATGACTCACAAGTTACTGTTGAAAGAGACCTTGTTTCGCAAGCTGAAGAAGAGGATATGGAGGCTCTTCTTGGCAC CTATGTTATGGGCATCGGTGAAGCAGAGGCATTTTCAGAAAGGCTTAAGCGGGAACTTTTGGCTCTAGAGGCTGCAAATGTCCATGCCCTTCTGGAAAATGAACCTATAATAGAAGAG GTATTACAAGGACTAGAAACAGCAAGTATATGTGTGGATGATATGGATGAGTGGCTAGGTATTTTCAATGTGAAGCTCAGACATATGAGAGAGGACATTGAATCG ATAGAATCGCGCAACAATAAGTTGGAGTTACAGTCAGTAAGTAACAAATTACTTATTGAGGAACTTGATAAGTTACTTGAACGCTTGCAAATTCCTTCTGAG TGGGAAGCAGCTCTGACAGGAGGCTCATTTGATGAGGCAAACATGATTAAAAATATTGAAGCATGTGAATGGTTAACTGATGCTATCCGTAATCTTGAAGTGCCGAATTTGGATTCATGTTATGCAAAATTGAGAGCT GTCAAGGAAAAACGTGCTGAATTTATATTACTAAAATGTACATTTGTTCGGAGAGCATCAGAATTTTTAAGGAATTACTTTCCTAGTCTGGTGGATTTAATGATAAACGACAAGAGCTATTTTTCTCAG CGAGGACTGTTGAAAAGGCCTGACCATGCAGAGCTTAGGTACAAGTGCAGGACTTATGCACGGCTTCTACAACATATAAAG AGTCTTGACAAGAATTGTCTGGGCCCTTTGAGGAAAGCTTATTGTCATTCTCTTAACCTGCTACTTCGTCGAGAG GTCCGTGAGTTTGCTAATGAACTTCGTGCAAGTACCAAGGCTTCAAGAAATCCAAATCTTTGGCTTGAGGGCCCCACAGCTTCAACTCAGACAGCAAATAATGCTGATACTTCTTCACTTTCTGAAGCATACTCAAAGATGCTGACAGTCTTTATTCCTCTTTTTGTAGATGAg AGCTCTTTTTTTGTGCATTTTATGTGCTTTGAAGTTTCTACAGTTGCTCCACCTGATGCTCCAGGTGTTGACAGAACTGCTTCTAATGGTAATGTTACAAATGAAGAAAATCTCAGCAAGATGGATGCTCTGGGAAATGATGTCAAACCCA GTAATAATCCAGCCGAATTGGCAATGTTAAATGAATGTCTGCAAGAGTTGCTTGATGGAGCCCAG GAAGATTTCCACTCAGTGGTAGATTGGGCATGCAAGATTGATCCTATGTGCTGCATATCAATGCATGGGATTACAGAGCGCTACCTTTCTGGTCAGAAAGCTGATGCAGCAGGCTTTGTGCGTCTGTTACTTGATGACCTGGAGACCAGAATTTCAGTTCACTTCAGCAGG TTTGTGGATGATGCTTGTTACCAAATTGAAAGACATGAACGCAATGTTCGACCAATGGGTGTTGTACCCTATGTTCCAAG ATTTGCTTCTCTTGCAACACGTATGGAGCAATACATCCAGGGGCAATCAAGGGATTTGGTTGACCAGGCATATACAAAAATT GTTAGCATAATGTTTGTGACTTTGGAGAGGATTGCACAGACTGACCCAAAATATTCGGACATTGTACTGTTAGAGAATTATGCAGCTTTCCAGAACAG CCTTTATGATTTAGCCAATGTTGTTCCCACACTTGCAAAATTCTATCATCAAGCAAGTGAATCTTATGAGCAAGCTTGCTTGCGCCATATCAATATGGTTATTTATATT CACTTCGAAAAATTATTTCAGTTTGCTCGTAGAATTGAGGAATTGACATTCACGATTCCATCAGAGGAG ATTCCTTTTCAAGTTGGAATGTCAAAAGTGGATCTCCGAAAAACATTGAAATCTAGCTTATCAGGA CTGGACAAGACAATCAGTGCGATGTATAGGAAGTTACAGAAAAATTTGACTTCAGAAGAGTTGTTGCCTTCATTATGGGATAAATGCAAG AATGAGTTTTTGGATAAATATGGAAGCTTTCTTCAGCTAGTTGCTAAGATTTATCCAAATGAGACTATTCCCACAGTGTCAGAGATGAGAGAACTTCTGGCCTCAATGTAG
- the LOC105033717 gene encoding cold-regulated 413 plasma membrane protein 2 — protein MEYLAIKTEDGAAASIESDLRELGLAARKLANHAIKLGGGGGIGFGTTFFKFLASIAAIYLLILDRTNWRTNMLTSLLVPYIFLSLPTSLFSLLRGEFGKWIAFIAIVLRLFFPRHFPDWLEIPGSLILLLAVAPGFFAQTIRDGPVGVLICLAIGCYLLQEHIRASGGFRNSFTQSHGISNTLGIILLLVYPVWRMVLRFL, from the exons ATGGAGTACCTGGCGATCAAGACGGAGGACGGGGCGGCGGCGAGCATCGAGTCGGACCTGAGGGAGCTCGGCCTTGCCGCACGAAAGCTCGCCAACCACGCCATCAAGCTTGGCGGCGGCGGCGGTATCGGATTTGGCACGACCTTCTTCAAGTTCCTCGCCTCCATCGCTGCCAT ATATTTGTTGATCTTGGATCGGACAAACTGGAGGACAAACATGTTGACTTCCCTTTTAGTTCCTTACATTTTCCTGAGTCTTCCTACGAGCTTGTTCTCTTTATTGAG GGGTGAGTTTGGAAAGTGGATTGCATTCATTGCCATCGTGCTTcgactcttctttcctcgacatTTCCCAG ACTGGTTGGAGATTCCTGGATCATTGATTCTTCTTCTAGCTGTTGCTCCTGGCTTCTTTGCTCAGACAATAAGGGATGGTCCAGTCGGTGTGCTCATCTGCCTGGCCATTGGTTGCTACCTTCTTCAAGAGCACATACGGGCATCGGGCGGCTTCAGGAACTCTTTCACACAGAGTCATGGCATATCAAATACACTCGGTATCATTCTTCTATTGGTCTACCCGGTCTGGCGCATGGTGCTGCGTTTTCTTTAA